In the genome of Streptomyces sp. NBC_00190, one region contains:
- a CDS encoding serine/threonine-protein kinase, producing the protein MDSATGMFEPLRADDPQTVPGYRLAARLGAGGMGRVYLSHTQGGRPVAIKVVRPELAEDPAFRRRFRREVEAARRVRGAYTAELIDAEADGTPPWLATLYVPGPSLAEAVARCGPLPVPAVLWLVAGVAEALQAIHGAGVVHRDLKPSNVLLASDGPRVIDFGISLASGTTAATATGTAIGTPQYMAPEQASGGEVTTATDVFALGQTAAFAALGEPLYGDGPSVSVLFRIVHSEPDLSRLPEPLRPLIARCLASDPQERATPAEIVAWCRKHLGKDADAGAGPAVWREVTGPEVEIPAPVPYPTAVHTSPMNWLPPQPTAPLGPEEQRARRRRIALITAAAVTAGTLLLTGLAWLGKGAADRMRELDASRAKPNGSAAGAQGTPSGPTGSAGDGKAPKTSGSAPSPSRPAKPLAHPYPGQFLTEENSIGIKDPVRHDDLTGDIRLNCEVTGCQLASDASVFTMLYAPPGTGTLDTCSLLTRSATSNTLPLAAAATGSEICVRHPSGDIALLVIQTKSTPRLKDLSFVTADMTVWPAS; encoded by the coding sequence ATGGACAGCGCGACCGGGATGTTCGAGCCGCTGCGCGCGGACGATCCGCAGACCGTGCCCGGCTACCGCCTCGCGGCCCGGCTCGGCGCGGGTGGCATGGGCCGCGTCTACCTGTCGCACACCCAGGGCGGCCGCCCGGTCGCGATCAAGGTGGTGCGACCGGAACTGGCCGAAGACCCGGCGTTCCGGCGGCGCTTCCGCCGGGAGGTGGAGGCGGCCAGGCGGGTCCGGGGCGCGTACACCGCCGAGCTGATCGACGCCGAGGCGGACGGAACGCCGCCCTGGCTGGCCACCCTGTACGTGCCCGGCCCCTCACTGGCCGAGGCCGTCGCCCGGTGCGGACCGCTGCCGGTGCCCGCCGTGCTGTGGCTGGTGGCGGGGGTGGCCGAGGCGCTGCAGGCCATCCACGGCGCGGGCGTCGTGCACCGGGACCTGAAGCCGTCGAACGTGCTGCTGGCCTCCGACGGGCCCCGGGTCATCGACTTCGGCATCTCGCTGGCCTCCGGCACCACCGCGGCGACCGCCACGGGCACGGCCATCGGCACGCCCCAGTACATGGCCCCCGAGCAGGCGTCGGGGGGCGAGGTCACGACAGCCACCGACGTCTTCGCGCTGGGCCAAACGGCGGCGTTCGCGGCGCTGGGCGAGCCGCTGTACGGGGACGGGCCCTCCGTGAGCGTGCTGTTCCGGATCGTGCACTCCGAGCCCGACCTGTCCCGGCTGCCGGAGCCGCTGCGCCCGCTGATCGCCCGGTGCCTGGCCTCCGACCCGCAGGAGCGGGCCACCCCGGCGGAGATCGTGGCGTGGTGCCGGAAGCATCTGGGCAAGGACGCCGACGCGGGCGCCGGACCGGCCGTCTGGCGGGAGGTGACGGGGCCCGAGGTGGAGATCCCGGCTCCGGTCCCGTATCCCACGGCGGTGCACACGAGCCCGATGAACTGGCTTCCGCCGCAGCCGACGGCGCCGCTCGGGCCGGAGGAACAGCGGGCGCGCAGGCGGCGCATCGCGCTGATCACGGCCGCGGCGGTGACGGCGGGAACACTGCTGCTGACGGGCCTGGCCTGGCTGGGCAAGGGAGCGGCGGACCGGATGCGCGAACTGGACGCGTCCCGGGCGAAGCCGAACGGCTCGGCCGCGGGGGCCCAGGGGACGCCGTCGGGGCCGACCGGGTCGGCGGGTGACGGCAAGGCGCCGAAGACCTCCGGATCCGCACCGAGCCCGAGCCGGCCGGCGAAGCCCCTCGCCCACCCCTACCCCGGGCAGTTCCTGACCGAAGAGAACTCGATCGGCATCAAGGACCCGGTCCGGCACGACGACCTCACGGGAGACATCCGCCTGAACTGCGAGGTGACCGGTTGCCAGCTGGCGAGCGACGCGAGCGTGTTCACCATGCTGTACGCCCCGCCGGGCACCGGCACCCTCGACACGTGCAGCCTCCTCACGCGCTCCGCCACCAGCAACACGCTCCCGCTGGCCGCGGCGGCGACCGGCAGCGAGATCTGCGTCAGGCACCCGTCGGGGGACATCGCGCTGCTCGTGATCCAGACCAAGTCGACCCCGAGGTTGAAGGATCTGTCCTTCGTGACCGCTGACATGACGGTCTGGCCCGCGTCCTGA
- a CDS encoding beta-glucanase: protein MDTEKLGWLRRLTSRLAPAGAGGAAAIRTRLAPVFTADFTSPTQWVAGRSWAYPDGGPTNPGDNKLDHLVDDPAYSRSGVFRAKLRPDGNWNTGLLTTEGSDEGFMVRTGDVLEARVRLPVELGAWPAIWTWRDGGQEIDVFEYHPDNPDLLELSNHVHQAHRYHRDPSVRPGAWIDLKVEFGRRSVVWWVNGARVFADRAGVGRSWRAYLIVNLSVCAGRYHPAPRPGVTDMEYEVSRLSVYRT, encoded by the coding sequence ATGGACACGGAAAAGCTCGGCTGGCTGCGGCGCTTGACGTCGCGCCTCGCCCCGGCGGGCGCCGGCGGCGCGGCTGCGATCAGGACGCGCCTCGCCCCTGTCTTCACCGCCGATTTCACCTCGCCCACCCAATGGGTCGCGGGCCGCTCGTGGGCGTATCCCGACGGCGGCCCGACGAACCCGGGCGACAACAAACTGGACCACCTCGTCGACGATCCCGCCTACAGCCGCAGCGGCGTCTTCCGGGCCAAGCTGAGGCCCGACGGCAACTGGAACACCGGGCTGCTCACCACCGAGGGCAGCGACGAGGGCTTCATGGTGCGCACCGGCGACGTCTTGGAGGCCCGGGTCAGGCTCCCGGTGGAGCTGGGTGCCTGGCCGGCGATCTGGACCTGGCGGGACGGCGGCCAGGAGATCGACGTGTTCGAGTACCACCCGGACAACCCGGACCTGCTGGAGCTCTCCAACCACGTCCACCAGGCGCACCGCTATCACCGCGACCCGTCGGTGCGGCCGGGCGCCTGGATCGACCTCAAGGTCGAGTTCGGGCGGAGGTCGGTCGTCTGGTGGGTCAACGGGGCCCGGGTGTTCGCCGACCGCGCGGGCGTGGGCCGCTCCTGGCGCGCGTACCTCATCGTGAACCTGTCCGTCTGCGCCGGGCGTTACCACCCGGCGCCCCGCCCGGGGGTGACGGACATGGAGTACGAGGTCTCGCGGCTGTCCGTGTACCGGACCTAG
- a CDS encoding S8 family serine peptidase: MNEDTKVAAPKMPAAGASRAPSASWGRDRIDQRELALDNNYTAQGSGSGVNAYILDTGIDCEHAEFDGRATFGFDAMPDAALQRGQDCQGHGTHVAGTVGGGSMALSGTSMAAPHVAGVIALYKQAHPSEQPADIANFVTDESTKDAVLKISKGTPNQLLFTSASDRAR; this comes from the coding sequence GTGAACGAGGACACGAAGGTGGCCGCCCCGAAGATGCCCGCCGCCGGTGCGAGCAGGGCCCCGTCCGCCTCCTGGGGCCGGGACCGGATCGACCAGCGGGAGCTGGCCCTGGACAACAACTACACCGCCCAGGGCAGCGGCTCCGGAGTGAACGCGTACATCCTCGACACCGGCATCGACTGCGAGCACGCCGAGTTCGACGGGCGAGCCACCTTCGGCTTCGACGCGATGCCGGACGCCGCCCTCCAGAGGGGTCAGGACTGCCAGGGCCACGGCACGCACGTCGCGGGCACGGTCGGCGGCGGCAGCATGGCCCTGAGCGGTACGTCCATGGCCGCGCCGCACGTCGCGGGTGTCATCGCCCTCTACAAGCAGGCGCACCCTTCCGAGCAGCCCGCGGACATCGCCAACTTCGTGACCGACGAGTCCACCAAGGACGCCGTCCTCAAGATCAGCAAGGGCACGCCCAACCAGCTGCTGTTCACCTCGGCCTCTGACCGGGCCCGTTGA